One window of bacterium genomic DNA carries:
- the radA gene encoding DNA repair protein RadA — protein sequence MTRLKKESRQYVCQNCGHKSLRWLGRCPECEQWNTLVEERVAAPAKRGGRTAPSVRNQPLPLREISQDDLARILCSSNELNRVLGGGLVPGSLVLFGGDPGIGKSTLLLQEAAALAREDFRVLYITGEESARQTKMRAQRLAVDSAHLYILAETNLEEILSAIAGIQPAVVIVDSIQTIYRPEFESPPGSVSQVRECALAFLTLAKNENIAIILVGHVTKEGYLAGPKVLEHMVDTLLQFEGDRDHLFRILRSVKNRFGSTREIGVFEMKQNGLAEVANPSEIFLAQRKGDISGSVVICTLEGSRPLLVEVQALLTATHYGMPQRTANGIDARRLALLLAVLEKRIGMRVSTYDVFVNVAGGVRIEEPAADLGIVVSAASSLRNAVVDPTVVVIGEVGLGGEVRAVPQIEKRLSEAAKLGFKHAVIPKYSANGLPQPAGLTLVPVERVDDALARLL from the coding sequence ATGACGCGTCTCAAGAAAGAGAGCCGGCAGTACGTCTGCCAGAACTGCGGCCACAAGAGTTTGCGCTGGCTCGGTCGCTGCCCGGAATGCGAGCAATGGAACACGCTGGTCGAAGAGCGTGTGGCCGCGCCGGCAAAACGCGGAGGCCGGACCGCGCCGTCAGTGCGCAACCAACCGCTGCCGTTGCGCGAGATTTCGCAGGACGATCTCGCGCGCATCCTCTGCTCCAGCAATGAGCTGAACCGCGTGCTCGGCGGCGGGTTGGTGCCGGGTTCGCTGGTGTTGTTCGGCGGTGATCCGGGCATCGGCAAATCGACCCTGCTGCTGCAGGAGGCGGCGGCGCTGGCGCGTGAGGATTTCCGCGTTTTGTACATCACCGGCGAGGAATCCGCCCGGCAAACCAAAATGCGCGCACAGCGGTTGGCGGTGGATTCGGCGCATCTCTACATTCTGGCGGAAACCAACCTCGAGGAAATTCTCTCCGCCATTGCCGGAATTCAACCGGCGGTGGTGATCGTCGATTCGATCCAGACGATCTATCGCCCGGAATTCGAAAGCCCGCCGGGCAGCGTCAGCCAGGTGCGGGAATGCGCGCTGGCTTTCCTGACGCTCGCGAAGAATGAAAACATCGCGATCATCCTCGTCGGCCACGTTACCAAAGAAGGCTATCTCGCCGGCCCCAAGGTGCTCGAACACATGGTGGACACGCTGCTGCAATTCGAGGGCGACCGCGACCACCTGTTTCGCATTTTGCGTTCGGTCAAAAACCGCTTCGGCAGCACGCGCGAGATCGGCGTCTTCGAGATGAAGCAAAACGGCCTGGCGGAGGTGGCCAATCCCTCCGAAATTTTTCTCGCGCAGCGCAAAGGGGACATCTCCGGTTCGGTGGTGATTTGCACGCTGGAAGGCTCGCGGCCGCTGCTGGTGGAAGTGCAGGCGCTGTTGACCGCCACGCACTACGGCATGCCGCAACGCACCGCCAACGGCATCGATGCGCGCCGGCTGGCATTGCTGCTCGCTGTTTTGGAAAAAAGAATCGGCATGCGCGTGAGCACTTACGATGTGTTTGTCAATGTTGCCGGCGGCGTGCGCATCGAAGAACCGGCCGCGGATCTCGGCATCGTCGTTTCCGCTGCCTCCTCGCTGCGCAATGCCGTGGTCGATCCCACCGTGGTAGTGATCGGCGAAGTCGGCCTGGGCGGCGAAGTGCGGGCGGTGCCGCAGATCGAAAAGCGACTCAGCGAGGCCGCCAAACTCGGCTTCAAGCACGCGGTGATCCCGAAATACTCCGCCAACGGTTTGCCTCAGCCGGCGGGCCTCACGCTGGTGCCGGTGGAGCGCGTGGATGATGCGCTGGCGCGGCTGCTGTGA
- the yajC gene encoding preprotein translocase subunit YajC: protein MLMLTWLLQTGGEGARNPIFDMGLMFVLFILVMYFLILRPQMKQQKEMRKMLASLQKGDEVIMSCGIYGKIVGVKEKEQTVVLQVADNVKLEVARSSIGRKMEKTESK, encoded by the coding sequence ATGTTGATGTTGACTTGGCTGTTGCAGACTGGCGGCGAGGGCGCCAGGAATCCGATTTTCGACATGGGTTTGATGTTCGTGTTGTTCATTCTGGTGATGTATTTCTTGATCCTGCGGCCGCAAATGAAGCAGCAGAAGGAAATGCGCAAGATGCTCGCCAGCCTGCAGAAGGGTGATGAAGTCATCATGTCGTGCGGCATTTACGGCAAGATCGTGGGCGTGAAGGAGAAAGAACAGACCGTGGTGCTGCAGGTGGCCGATAACGTCAAGCTCGAAGTGGCGCGCAGCAGCATCGGGCGCAAGATGGAAAAAACGGAGTCGAAGTAG
- the tgt gene encoding tRNA guanosine(34) transglycosylase Tgt gives MNLQFFSFAVLHQDQSTRARCGRLVTAHGEIQTPVFMPVGTQGTVKTLSPSEIHEVGSQIILGNTYHLYLRPGEELLRRAGGLHRFAQWPWPILTDSGGYQVFSLAALRKIHENGVRFQSHLDGSAHEFTPESVLRTQLALGSDIMMVLDECAPYPSEYGYVAKSLARTTRWAERCLAAWRAAEPLYGHEQALFAITQGGTYADLRQRSTEELLALDFPGYAVGGLAVGEPKSAMQEMLDLSTRLLPAEKPRYLMGVGKPEDIVNAVALGIDMFDCVIPTRSGRRGQVFTADGPLNLNNARFKDDFTPIAADCDCYACRTHTRAYLRHLFQAQEILAMRLASLHNLRFYHRLLADMRAAIAAQALAEFKRDFFNRYPVST, from the coding sequence ATGAATTTGCAGTTCTTCTCGTTTGCAGTGCTGCACCAGGATCAATCCACCCGTGCCCGCTGCGGCCGCCTGGTGACCGCGCATGGCGAGATTCAGACGCCGGTGTTCATGCCGGTGGGCACGCAGGGCACGGTGAAGACGCTCAGCCCCAGCGAGATTCACGAAGTCGGCAGCCAGATCATTCTCGGCAACACCTATCATCTTTACTTGCGGCCGGGCGAAGAACTGCTGCGGCGCGCCGGCGGGTTGCATCGCTTTGCGCAATGGCCGTGGCCGATTCTCACCGACAGCGGCGGCTACCAGGTTTTCAGCCTCGCGGCGCTGCGCAAGATTCATGAGAACGGCGTGCGCTTTCAATCGCACCTGGATGGCTCCGCGCATGAATTCACGCCGGAAAGCGTTCTGCGCACGCAGCTTGCGCTCGGCTCGGATATCATGATGGTGCTGGACGAATGCGCGCCCTACCCTTCGGAATACGGCTACGTGGCGAAATCGCTGGCGCGGACGACACGCTGGGCGGAACGGTGCCTCGCGGCCTGGCGCGCGGCCGAGCCGCTCTACGGCCATGAGCAGGCGCTGTTCGCGATCACTCAGGGCGGTACGTATGCAGATCTGCGGCAGCGCAGCACCGAAGAACTGCTGGCGCTGGATTTTCCCGGCTATGCGGTGGGCGGGCTGGCGGTGGGCGAGCCCAAATCCGCGATGCAGGAGATGCTCGATCTGTCCACCCGGCTGCTGCCGGCGGAAAAGCCGCGCTATCTCATGGGCGTGGGCAAGCCGGAGGACATCGTGAACGCGGTGGCGCTGGGCATTGACATGTTCGATTGCGTGATCCCCACGCGCAGCGGCCGTCGCGGCCAGGTGTTCACGGCGGACGGCCCGTTGAATCTCAACAATGCGCGGTTCAAAGACGATTTCACGCCGATCGCAGCGGATTGCGACTGCTATGCCTGCCGCACGCACACGCGCGCCTATTTGCGCCATCTGTTTCAGGCGCAGGAGATTCTCGCCATGCGTCTGGCGAGCCTGCACAATCTGCGCTTCTATCACCGCCTGCTGGCGGACATGCGTGCCGCCATTGCGGCGCAGGCGCTGGCCGAATTCAAAAGAGATTTTTTCAACCGCTATCCGGTTTCAACTTAA
- the fmt gene encoding methionyl-tRNA formyltransferase encodes MQDLRVVFMGTPAFAVPPLEKLLEQRVPVVAVVTGEDKRAGRGLQLRPSAVKQCALAHGLTVLQPARLNDPGLVDSLQRLKADVFVVVAFRILPPQVFSIPTRGTINIHASLLPKYRGAAPMQWALINGETETGVTTFLINEKVDTGQLLLQRRTPIGPEETLGELHDRLARLGAELLIETLEQFQQGTLVPQPQTGEATLAPKITDALAEIDWHRTAVEIYNLIRGLSPVPGACTQWQGKNLKILRGRVVPAKAGDLTPGSVHHVDARAGELLIATGDGVLAVAELQLAGKRAMKTSEFLQGHRMAVAEKFGRSL; translated from the coding sequence TTGCAAGATTTAAGAGTCGTGTTCATGGGCACGCCGGCGTTCGCCGTGCCGCCCCTGGAAAAACTGCTCGAACAGCGCGTGCCGGTGGTGGCAGTGGTGACCGGCGAGGACAAGCGCGCCGGCCGCGGCCTGCAGTTGCGGCCCAGCGCCGTCAAACAATGCGCGCTGGCGCACGGCTTGACCGTGCTGCAGCCCGCCCGGCTGAATGATCCGGGATTGGTGGACAGCCTGCAGCGGCTCAAAGCCGACGTTTTTGTGGTGGTCGCGTTTCGCATCCTGCCGCCGCAGGTGTTCAGCATTCCCACCCGGGGAACCATCAACATTCACGCCTCGCTGCTGCCCAAGTACCGCGGCGCCGCGCCGATGCAATGGGCGCTCATCAACGGCGAAACCGAGACCGGCGTGACGACGTTTTTGATCAACGAAAAAGTCGATACCGGCCAATTACTGTTGCAACGGCGCACGCCGATTGGCCCCGAAGAGACGCTGGGCGAGTTGCACGATCGTCTTGCCCGGCTCGGCGCCGAGCTGTTGATCGAAACGCTGGAGCAATTTCAGCAGGGCACGCTGGTGCCGCAGCCGCAAACGGGCGAGGCCACGCTCGCGCCCAAAATCACCGATGCGCTCGCGGAGATTGACTGGCACCGAACCGCGGTCGAGATCTACAATCTCATTCGCGGTCTGAGCCCGGTGCCGGGCGCGTGCACGCAGTGGCAGGGCAAGAATCTGAAGATTTTGCGCGGCCGGGTGGTTCCGGCCAAGGCCGGCGACCTCACGCCGGGCAGCGTGCACCACGTCGATGCCCGGGCCGGCGAGCTGTTGATCGCCACCGGCGACGGTGTGCTGGCCGTCGCGGAACTGCAGTTGGCGGGCAAACGCGCCATGAAAACGAGCGAGTTCTTGCAGGGGCATCGCATGGCGGTGGCGGAGAAGTTCGGACGTTCACTCTAA
- the def gene encoding peptide deformylase: MAVLPIRKYGDPILRQKAAPSPAGAARLRQLAADMIETMQAASGIGLAANQVGSGEALCVVEVGLIEEGTAPRAFVNPEVVQTSSKMLTMEEGCLSIPEIEGEVDRHERIRVRFVDLQGRPQEEEFEGLFARVLQHEIDHLNGVFFVDRLSPLKRRLLNKRLQALAEQTRLEMVAERNAGRGPKF, translated from the coding sequence ATGGCGGTATTGCCCATCCGCAAATATGGTGATCCCATTCTCCGGCAAAAGGCTGCGCCCTCGCCGGCCGGCGCGGCGCGCCTGCGGCAACTCGCGGCGGACATGATTGAAACCATGCAGGCGGCCAGCGGCATCGGCCTGGCGGCCAATCAGGTTGGCTCTGGCGAGGCCCTGTGCGTGGTTGAAGTCGGGCTGATTGAGGAAGGCACTGCCCCGCGGGCGTTCGTCAATCCTGAAGTGGTGCAGACTTCCAGCAAGATGCTCACGATGGAAGAAGGCTGCCTGAGCATCCCCGAGATCGAAGGCGAGGTCGACCGCCATGAGCGCATTCGGGTGCGCTTCGTCGATCTGCAGGGCCGGCCGCAGGAGGAAGAATTCGAAGGCCTGTTCGCGCGCGTGCTGCAGCACGAAATCGATCATCTCAACGGCGTTTTTTTCGTGGATCGCCTCAGTCCTTTGAAGCGCCGGCTGCTCAACAAAAGGCTGCAGGCGCTGGCGGAGCAAACCCGGCTGGAAATGGTGGCTGAGCGCAACGCCGGCCGCGGGCCGAAATTTTAG